The Sphingomonas sanguinis nucleotide sequence CGACCGGGCCGCCACGCAGAAGATATGCGCGAGATCGCACGCCCCCACCGCCTCCGAGGCGAAAGCCGCCGCCGCGTCCGTCGCGGAGCTTCGCGCGTCACCGGCAAAACGGCGGTGGAGCGCGGCGTTGACCGCATGAAGCGCCGCCAGGCTGCTGTCCGCGCCGGTTATCGCCTCTTCGGCAAAGGCCGCGATCGCCGCATCGGCGGGCGTCGCCGGGGTCGCGCGCAGGAAAAGCGCGGGCGGCAACGTCTCGGTGGTCCCGCGCACCAGGCCATGCGCGTCGCTGGTCAGCACTTCGCCGGTCGCGGTGATCGTCACCGTCTCGGGCGCGTCCTGGATGTAGAGCATGGTGACGGCATTGCCGAACCCGTCCTGCCCGCGTCGTAGCCGCGCGTCGCAGTCCACGTCGATATGCCAGTTGGCCACCGTCTGATCGTCGTAATTCTCCGGCGTCAGGCGCAGCATCTGGACCATCGTCGGCCGACCCGGCTTCGGGCGGTGGACGATCTGGTGCTCGATCGCAATGCGCATCAGGCGAACTTGAACTGACGGCCGATGGCGCCGTGCAGCTGGGCATTCTCCTGGATAAAGGCTTCGAGGAACTGGTGAAGCCCGCCTGCGATCACATCCCCCGACCGCGTCTTCGTCATCCGGTTTGCCCGCAATCTCGCCATGCGATCCGCCTCCCCATGCTGCCCCGTTCGCCGGG carries:
- a CDS encoding transglutaminase family protein — translated: MRIAIEHQIVHRPKPGRPTMVQMLRLTPENYDDQTVANWHIDVDCDARLRRGQDGFGNAVTMLYIQDAPETVTITATGEVLTSDAHGLVRGTTETLPPALFLRATPATPADAAIAAFAEEAITGADSSLAALHAVNAALHRRFAGDARSSATDAAAAFASEAVGACDLAHIFCVAARSLGVPARFVSGFAALRDVANATAHCWAEAYVEGLGWIGFDPSIGLSPQERHVRIAVALDAAGATAVSGEAWRDVAVVDEAAQ